A DNA window from Gopherus evgoodei ecotype Sinaloan lineage chromosome 22, rGopEvg1_v1.p, whole genome shotgun sequence contains the following coding sequences:
- the RNF126 gene encoding E3 ubiquitin-protein ligase RNF126, with translation MAEASPQPGRYFCHCCAAEIAPRLPDYICPRCESGFIEELPEEPRNAENGSSSSASTSDQSRHPFENVDQHLFTLPQGYGQFAFGIFDDSFEFPAFGSSGQSEDNRDSENRREREHQSRHRYGARQPRARLTARRATGRHEGVPTLEGIIQQLVNGIIAPTTIPNLGLGPWGVLHSNPMDYAWGANGLDAIITQLLNQFENTGPPPADKEKIQALPTVQITEEHVGSGLECPVCKEDYTLGENVRQLPCNHLFHNGCIVPWLEQHDTCPVCRKSLSGQNTATNPPGLTGMNFSSSSSSSSSSSPSNENSSNNS, from the exons ATGGCGGAGGCTTCCCCGCAGCCGGGGCGGTATTTCTGCCACTGCTGCGCGGCCGAGATCGCTCCGCGCCTGCCG GATTATATTTGCCCAAGGTGTGAATCTGGTTTTATTGAAGAACTTCCGGAGGAGCCCAG GAATGCTGAGAATGGTTCCAGCTCTTCTGCATCAACCAGTGATCAGAGCAGGCATCCATTTGAG AACGTAGATCAGCACTTATTTACCTTGCCGCAAGGCTATGGCCAGTTCGCCTTTGGGATTTTTGATGACAGCTTTGAGTTTCCTGCCTTTGGGTCCAGTGGCCAATCTGAAGACAACAGGGACTCCGAGAACCGGCGGGAGAGAGAACACCAGTCTCGGCACAGATATGGCGCAAGGCAGCCCCGAGCCCGTCTCACTGCACGGCGTGCCACTGGCAGGCACGAGGGAGTCCCAACGCTGGAAGG AATTATACAGCAGCTGGTTAATGGCATTATTGCGCCTACAACAATACCAAACCTAGGACTAGGCCCTTG GGGAGTCTTGCATTCGAATCCAATGGACTATGCCTGGGGTGCCAATGGCTTGGATGCAATTATTACACAG TTATTAAATCAATTTGAAAACACTGGCCCCCCTCCAGCAGACAAAGAAAAGATCCAAGCACTCCCCACCGTTCAGATAACAGAGGAACACGTAG GTTCCGGGCTCGAGTGTCCTGTATGTAAAGAGGATTACACACTCGGTGAAAACGTCCGGCAATTACCCTGCAATCATCTATTCCACAATGGCTGTATAGTCCCTTGGCTGGAACAG CACGACACATGCCCCGTGTGCCGGAAAAGTTTAAGTGGACAAAACACAGCCACGAATCCCCCAGGACTCACGGGGAtgaatttctcctcctcctcgtcttcctcttcctccagctcACCAAGTAATGAAAACTCGTCAAACAACTCATGA